The bacterium DNA segment AAAATCTTCAAGGGTAAGGTATCCTTTATATCCTATATTTTTAAGTTTTTCAATTATCAGTTTCCAGTCAAGGTTACCTTTATCTATCTTTGTCCATTCAACTATATAAAATTTGTTATTCGGCTGCATCCCTTTAACACTGCCATTTTTTATATGGACATTTTTAATTAAATTTTTAAGCATTTCAATCTGAATATCCGGCCTTTCATACCCTTCCATCAATGTATTCCCCGGGTCATAGACAATACCCATATTCTTTGTATCAATATCTCTCATAAGGTCTACAATCTCTCCAGCAGAAGATGTAATAAGACCAAAGTGCTGTTCAATTGTCGCAACAGAATTAGTTTTTTTGGCATATTCAGAGACCATTAAAACCTGCTCTCTGAAATATCTTCTTTGTTCTTCATATCCCTTTTCAAAATCCAGGTCGGTTGAGGAGATTCTTAAGAATTGCCCTCCAAACATATTTAAAATCTCTATTGCCCTCTTAATCCCATCATAACTGGTTAACCAGGCATTCTTATCACACAGACCCACCCTATAATAAGTGGTTATTCCTGAAATTTTAAGTCCCTTATCTGAAACTAATTTTTTTATCTCCTTAATTTCTGCTTCTTTTATAGACGAGGTAATATGACATCCATCTTCATGTAATCTGATATCCACTGCATCAAAACCAACTCTACTGGCAGCATCTATTACATCTTTCAAAGGATATCCCTTC contains these protein-coding regions:
- a CDS encoding sugar phosphate isomerase/epimerase, whose product is MELVLYTLLGKGYPLKDVIDAASRVGFDAVDIRLHEDGCHITSSIKEAEIKEIKKLVSDKGLKISGITTYYRVGLCDKNAWLTSYDGIKRAIEILNMFGGQFLRISSTDLDFEKGYEEQRRYFREQVLMVSEYAKKTNSVATIEQHFGLITSSAGEIVDLMRDIDTKNMGIVYDPGNTLMEGYERPDIQIEMLKNLIKNVHIKNGSVKGMQPNNKFYIVEWTKIDKGNLDWKLIIEKLKNIGYKGYLTLEDFAEFGSLEEKLTYDLNYLKSLL